One genomic segment of Amycolatopsis sp. Hca4 includes these proteins:
- a CDS encoding phage scaffolding protein gives MAIKTLNSRFRRFAREAGGDGGTGGGGGTGTGGDGGQGTGGSGGGDGTGGGTNDEWKPPTKAEWEAQQAELSRVNAESASRRVKLKELQQQNETDAEKAKREADEAAAARYKPTAVKASARAALLEADAKTDRVGALAGLLDVSKLDIDDKGQITGLDAEVKRVKAEYPEFFKAEGEGEKPRPGKLTPGGKTTAATEKTAGEIIAARYGG, from the coding sequence ATGGCGATCAAGACGCTCAACAGCCGGTTCCGGCGCTTCGCCCGCGAGGCGGGCGGCGACGGCGGGACCGGTGGCGGCGGAGGTACGGGAACCGGCGGTGACGGTGGCCAGGGCACCGGCGGTTCCGGCGGCGGCGACGGCACGGGCGGCGGCACGAACGACGAGTGGAAGCCGCCGACGAAGGCCGAGTGGGAGGCCCAGCAGGCCGAGCTGTCCCGCGTCAACGCCGAGTCGGCCAGCCGCCGCGTGAAGCTGAAGGAACTCCAGCAGCAGAACGAGACCGACGCCGAGAAGGCCAAGCGCGAGGCCGACGAGGCCGCCGCCGCCCGGTACAAGCCGACCGCCGTGAAGGCCAGCGCCCGCGCGGCGCTGCTGGAGGCCGACGCCAAGACCGACCGCGTCGGCGCGCTGGCCGGACTGCTCGACGTGTCCAAGCTGGACATCGACGACAAGGGCCAGATCACCGGCCTCGACGCCGAGGTGAAGCGCGTCAAGGCCGAGTACCCCGAGTTCTTCAAGGCCGAGGGCGAAGGCGAGAAGCCGCGCCCCGGCAAGCTCACCCCCGGCGGCAAGACCACCGCCGCCACCGAGAAGACCGCGGGCGAGATCATCGCCGCCCGCTACGGCGGCTGA
- a CDS encoding glycosyltransferase: MRIFMWVADYSGCGFYRCLLPGSELAKRGHDVMADGRVVPNEVKNGDCDVVVGQRICNEGATVTWQKLARAGHTKLVFETDDLLSDVDRSNRQAARFYDADTVERYHKNMAVADVITVTTDRLAEHARSINATADIVVLPNQVPGWLLGHEKPAAPDPDLVTIGWRGGASHLRDFGELARPLRRFLQHPDYRNRAELHCMGAPYQERVRSNHSRTRWTGWHESVGDFLRAVDFDLAVIPLRPSIFNEAKSDLALVEMSALGIPAIVSDFPGSPYRVVSGYGRPVAHLASKGSDWTEHLRYLVDNAEAREQLGKEAREWAADRTIEANIHRWEKAYSS, translated from the coding sequence GTGCGGATCTTCATGTGGGTGGCCGACTACTCCGGCTGCGGCTTCTACCGCTGTCTGCTGCCCGGCTCCGAGCTGGCGAAGCGTGGCCACGACGTGATGGCCGACGGCCGCGTGGTGCCGAACGAGGTGAAGAACGGCGACTGCGACGTGGTTGTAGGCCAGCGGATCTGCAACGAGGGCGCGACGGTGACGTGGCAGAAGCTCGCGCGTGCCGGCCACACCAAGCTCGTGTTCGAGACCGACGACCTGCTGTCCGACGTGGACCGGTCCAACCGGCAGGCCGCGCGGTTCTACGACGCCGACACGGTCGAGCGCTACCACAAGAACATGGCCGTGGCCGACGTGATCACCGTGACCACCGATCGGCTGGCCGAGCACGCCCGGTCGATCAACGCGACCGCCGACATCGTCGTGCTGCCGAACCAGGTGCCGGGCTGGCTGCTCGGCCACGAGAAGCCCGCGGCCCCGGACCCGGACCTGGTGACGATCGGCTGGCGCGGCGGAGCCTCGCACCTGCGGGACTTCGGGGAGCTGGCCCGGCCCCTGCGCCGGTTCCTTCAGCATCCGGACTACCGGAACCGGGCGGAGCTGCACTGTATGGGTGCCCCGTACCAGGAGCGCGTCCGTAGCAACCACAGCCGCACGCGGTGGACCGGCTGGCACGAGTCCGTCGGCGACTTCCTGCGCGCGGTGGACTTCGACCTGGCGGTGATCCCGCTGCGGCCATCGATCTTCAACGAGGCGAAGAGCGACCTGGCGCTGGTTGAGATGTCCGCGCTCGGCATCCCGGCGATCGTCTCGGACTTCCCCGGCTCGCCGTACCGCGTGGTCTCTGGCTATGGCCGCCCGGTCGCGCACCTGGCCAGCAAGGGCAGCGACTGGACCGAGCACCTGCGCTACCTCGTGGACAACGCCGAGGCGCGCGAGCAGCTCGGTAAAGAAGCTCGCGAGTGGGCGGCCGACCGGACGATCGAGGCGAACATCCACCGCTGGGAGAAGGCGTACAGCTCGTGA
- a CDS encoding phage portal protein, with translation MSDLDDALKAIDDAAPGYDKAKAYSDGPVEEVFTSRRVRRLLRDQGVEFETLHGDVVIDAVADKLTVEAITSDTEARTKLIAEVDEANNMAQVRPAVMRRALQLGDSYLSAWPVLDAAGNPVKGKVLISVHSPKAMRVLYDEDEPGTPRVAIQKWVVRTPVGAKRTRVDLLYADRIEHYISLGARSSKAGDFQPYEAEGRDAVEENPYGFPVFHFHGTGLPGEYGTPEHKCFYGTQNKLLKLEIGDMAGVDFNTLPQRLGLRDAGKPGPSPVDDLDEDEFLASPDGQRTSSTTGDRKSKLSSEPGSFWDLEGYRDVKQLDPGSPAVFLDRREAYLREGSVVSKTPLHLFDRTGQIPSGESLKTANEPLDNKSRRRRTAFDPTWRAFYRFVLKILGEDDAPVTLTWAPIESTDKTTKLNQAKQEQEVGVPVGQSLMGLGYKPDDVKRWLDDGDGGLPQRIAMVAQLGTAVGDFASAVAAGLMDQATVQQVITKLVGDVTGPDDDGTG, from the coding sequence ATGTCGGATCTCGACGACGCGCTGAAGGCGATCGACGACGCCGCGCCCGGCTACGACAAGGCCAAGGCGTACAGCGACGGCCCGGTGGAGGAGGTGTTCACCTCCCGCCGCGTGCGTCGGCTGCTTCGTGACCAGGGCGTCGAGTTCGAGACCCTGCACGGAGATGTGGTCATCGACGCGGTCGCGGACAAGCTGACGGTCGAGGCGATCACCAGCGACACCGAGGCGCGCACGAAGCTGATCGCCGAGGTCGACGAGGCCAACAACATGGCCCAGGTCAGGCCGGCAGTGATGCGCCGGGCGCTCCAGCTCGGCGACAGCTACCTGTCCGCGTGGCCCGTGCTCGACGCTGCGGGCAACCCGGTCAAGGGCAAGGTGCTGATCTCGGTGCACTCGCCGAAGGCGATGCGCGTGCTCTACGACGAGGACGAGCCCGGCACGCCCCGGGTTGCGATCCAGAAGTGGGTCGTCAGGACGCCGGTCGGCGCCAAGCGCACGCGGGTGGACCTGCTCTATGCCGACCGGATCGAGCACTACATCTCCCTGGGCGCGCGGTCCAGCAAGGCAGGCGACTTCCAGCCGTACGAGGCCGAGGGCCGCGACGCGGTCGAGGAGAACCCGTACGGCTTTCCGGTCTTCCACTTCCACGGCACCGGCCTGCCGGGCGAGTACGGCACGCCGGAGCACAAGTGCTTCTACGGCACGCAGAACAAGCTCCTGAAGCTGGAAATCGGCGACATGGCGGGCGTCGACTTCAACACGCTCCCGCAGCGGCTCGGCCTGCGCGACGCCGGGAAGCCCGGCCCGTCGCCAGTCGACGACCTCGACGAGGACGAGTTTCTGGCCAGCCCGGACGGGCAGCGAACCAGCTCGACGACCGGTGACCGGAAGTCGAAGCTGTCCAGCGAGCCCGGCTCGTTCTGGGATCTGGAGGGCTACCGCGACGTCAAACAGCTCGACCCGGGCAGCCCGGCCGTGTTCCTCGACCGCCGCGAGGCGTACCTGCGTGAGGGCTCGGTGGTGTCCAAGACGCCGCTGCACCTGTTCGACCGCACGGGGCAGATCCCCAGCGGCGAGAGCCTGAAGACCGCGAACGAGCCGCTGGACAACAAGTCCCGCCGCCGCCGGACGGCGTTCGATCCGACGTGGCGTGCCTTCTACCGGTTCGTGCTGAAGATCCTCGGCGAGGACGACGCGCCGGTGACGCTGACGTGGGCGCCGATCGAGTCGACCGACAAGACCACGAAGCTGAACCAGGCCAAGCAGGAACAGGAAGTCGGCGTGCCGGTCGGCCAGTCGCTGATGGGGCTGGGTTACAAGCCCGACGACGTGAAGCGGTGGCTCGACGACGGCGATGGCGGCCTGCCACAGCGGATCGCGATGGTCGCCCAGCTGGGCACTGCGGTCGGTGACTTCGCCTCGGCGGTCGCGGCCGGCCTCATGGACCAGGCCACGGTCCAGCAGGTGATCACGAAGCTAGTCGGCGACGTGACGGGCCCGGACGATGACGGCACCGGCTAG
- a CDS encoding HK97 gp10 family phage protein, which yields MAEYHEAPDWREKIAADVRELFGQLVGEVLDDAKRLVPVDTGHLRESLSSEINGDTARIGSDLNYALYVEEGHRVAYRGPDGETVFTGDMVPPQPYLRPALYRRRGA from the coding sequence GTGGCGGAGTACCACGAGGCCCCGGACTGGCGGGAGAAGATCGCCGCCGACGTGCGCGAGCTGTTCGGCCAGCTCGTCGGCGAAGTCCTCGACGACGCCAAGCGCCTCGTGCCCGTCGACACCGGGCACCTGCGCGAGTCGCTGTCGAGCGAGATCAACGGCGACACCGCGCGGATCGGATCGGACCTCAACTACGCGCTGTACGTCGAGGAAGGCCACCGCGTCGCCTACCGCGGCCCGGACGGCGAGACGGTGTTCACCGGCGACATGGTGCCTCCGCAGCCGTACCTGCGCCCGGCGCTTTACCGCAGGCGGGGTGCGTGA
- a CDS encoding phage major capsid protein, with the protein MAVAFTGAGWIPIETNPDVIQKVQQTSAVERFGHHVPMGSNTKYTPRSGGVVLGRWAKSTSAPADSSPNDSVLLASDKIGGKVTIAEEDMSDSLASIVDAKSVDAGTSYAKLFDNVCLGITAAKATSGWLFDSLYYILTQNDTVTGYTGGTNLSTGATAATYDNLSASLGVYEQGDYFDEAETIVIAHPAFKQILRGIKDNSGSPILNESSNGTAGGGQGGTPKLFGYDLQWSMGCKTSAAGSQAPTGKPFIVYGNRQYLQVGDRNPLAVNFQDAETGIGVDTDENVLYFRARKAFAVGAPGAFSMQVIG; encoded by the coding sequence ATGGCCGTCGCTTTCACCGGGGCGGGCTGGATCCCGATCGAGACCAACCCCGACGTCATCCAGAAGGTCCAGCAGACCTCGGCCGTGGAGCGCTTCGGCCACCACGTGCCGATGGGCTCGAACACCAAGTACACGCCGCGCTCCGGCGGCGTCGTGCTCGGCCGCTGGGCGAAGTCCACCTCCGCCCCGGCGGACAGCTCGCCGAACGACTCGGTGCTGCTGGCCTCGGACAAGATCGGTGGCAAGGTCACCATCGCCGAGGAGGACATGTCCGACTCGCTGGCGTCCATCGTGGACGCCAAGAGCGTGGACGCGGGCACCTCGTACGCGAAGCTGTTCGACAACGTCTGCCTGGGCATCACGGCGGCGAAGGCCACCAGCGGGTGGCTGTTCGACTCGCTGTACTACATCCTCACGCAGAACGACACGGTCACCGGCTACACCGGCGGCACGAACCTGTCGACCGGCGCCACCGCCGCGACCTACGACAACCTGTCGGCGTCGCTGGGCGTGTACGAGCAGGGCGACTACTTCGACGAGGCCGAGACCATCGTCATCGCCCACCCCGCGTTCAAGCAGATCCTGCGCGGCATCAAGGACAACTCGGGGTCGCCGATCCTGAACGAGTCGTCCAACGGCACCGCGGGCGGTGGCCAGGGCGGCACGCCGAAGCTGTTCGGCTACGACCTCCAGTGGTCGATGGGCTGCAAGACCAGCGCGGCCGGGTCGCAGGCGCCGACCGGCAAGCCGTTCATCGTCTACGGCAACCGGCAGTACCTCCAGGTCGGTGACCGCAACCCGCTGGCGGTCAACTTCCAGGACGCCGAGACCGGCATCGGCGTCGACACCGACGAGAACGTCCTGTACTTCCGCGCCCGCAAGGCGTTCGCGGTGGGCGCGCCCGGCGCGTTCTCGATGCAGGTCATCGGCTGA
- a CDS encoding galactosyltransferase-related protein encodes MIREGVWRRVRAEWERTGCDLIVAADPEFAARGKFSVSRAINNAVRVAPAEYDRFVCFGADMAPCPATVAWADAELDVQPWTLLFDRGTSVDEAATKGWAVAGHAYGHPEPELFASPCVGPVAFTRTTFDRVGGFDERYEGWAYEDVDFWYRLQRDVPRTAPQTYPGTPLVQFWHPQTHHDLSMDNPNVRLFAATWG; translated from the coding sequence GTGATCCGCGAAGGCGTGTGGCGTCGCGTGCGCGCCGAGTGGGAGCGCACCGGTTGCGACCTCATCGTGGCGGCTGACCCGGAATTCGCCGCGCGCGGGAAGTTCTCTGTGTCGCGAGCGATCAACAACGCGGTACGCGTTGCCCCGGCCGAGTACGACCGGTTCGTGTGCTTCGGCGCCGACATGGCGCCCTGCCCCGCGACGGTGGCGTGGGCGGATGCCGAGCTGGACGTCCAGCCGTGGACGCTCTTGTTCGACCGCGGCACTTCGGTCGACGAGGCGGCGACCAAGGGCTGGGCGGTGGCCGGCCACGCCTACGGTCACCCCGAGCCAGAGCTGTTCGCGTCGCCGTGCGTCGGCCCGGTCGCCTTCACCCGTACGACGTTCGACCGCGTCGGCGGCTTCGACGAGCGCTACGAGGGCTGGGCTTACGAGGACGTCGACTTCTGGTACCGCCTCCAGCGCGACGTCCCGCGCACCGCGCCGCAGACGTACCCCGGCACGCCGCTGGTCCAGTTCTGGCACCCGCAGACGCACCACGACCTGTCGATGGACAACCCGAACGTGCGGCTGTTCGCCGCGACCTGGGGTTGA